The Geodermatophilaceae bacterium NBWT11 genome has a segment encoding these proteins:
- a CDS encoding enoyl-CoA hydratase: MDSTQRRVSTAVDGDVWRVTLDRADAGNAIDVPMADALVAAFDDRPADTRTVLLLGAGTRFCVGGDIAGMSAAADMAAFIGTLAHRWHDVVRRVVSCPVPVVAGVQGAVAGAGVGLLGACDLVLAARSTKIRPAYGAIGLSPDGGSSWALARTLGAPRALDLMLTNGTLSAADAHLYGLVGRLVDDEELTSAAVALAHQVAAGPIRAMVRTRGLVRRAATTTLDAQLDEEARLIVESAADAEAVEGVGAFRAKRPADFRSAG; this comes from the coding sequence ATGGACAGCACTCAGCGACGAGTCAGCACCGCGGTCGACGGCGACGTCTGGCGGGTGACCCTGGACCGGGCCGACGCCGGCAACGCGATCGACGTCCCGATGGCCGACGCCCTGGTGGCCGCCTTCGACGACCGCCCCGCCGACACCCGGACCGTCCTGCTCCTGGGGGCCGGCACCCGGTTCTGCGTGGGCGGGGACATCGCCGGCATGTCGGCCGCGGCGGACATGGCCGCGTTCATCGGCACGCTGGCCCACCGCTGGCACGACGTCGTCCGGCGGGTGGTGAGCTGCCCGGTCCCCGTGGTCGCCGGCGTGCAGGGCGCGGTGGCCGGGGCCGGCGTGGGGCTCCTCGGAGCCTGCGACCTGGTGCTCGCCGCCCGCTCGACGAAGATCCGCCCCGCGTACGGCGCGATCGGGCTCTCCCCCGACGGCGGGAGCTCGTGGGCGCTGGCCCGCACCCTGGGCGCGCCGCGGGCGCTGGACCTGATGCTCACCAACGGCACGCTGAGCGCCGCCGACGCCCACCTGTACGGCCTCGTCGGTCGGCTGGTGGACGACGAGGAGCTGACCTCGGCAGCGGTCGCGCTGGCCCACCAGGTGGCGGCCGGTCCGATCCGGGCCATGGTGCGCACCCGCGGGCTGGTCCGCCGGGCCGCCACCACCACGCTGGACGCCCAGCTCGACGAGGAGGCCCGGCTGATCGTGGAGTCCGCGGCCGACGCCGAAGCGGTCGAGGGCGTCGGGGCGTTCCGCGCCAAGCGCCCGGCGGACTTCCGCAGCGCGGGCTGA
- a CDS encoding MFS transporter, with translation MLGQPKAVYAVAFACVVSFMGIGLVDPILPSLKTQLGASESQVTLLFTSYLVVTAVAMLGTNWVSSRIGAKQTLVTGLAIIVVFSALAGLSDSIGGIVGFRAGWGLGNALFIATSLAVIVASASGGFAGAIVLYEAALGLGIAAGPLVGGLLGSISWRGPFFGVAVLMAIALLATVVLLEKTPKPTHKTPLSAPLKALRHRGLLIMAITALLYNWGFFTMLGYAPFPMELSAIQLGFVFFGWGLLVAFFSVVGAPRLQARFGTARSLYGALGLFAVDLLLIAVFTDTKWALITCVVVAGAFIGINNTLTTQAVMLVSPVERPVASAAYGFVRFLGGGLAPFAAGKLVEAFDVHVPFYVAAVAVLAGVAVLSTGHRMLTQADAGLDEDGHPSTDHGGPDDVAGEVADEFGGAPAAIDGEVEADLARRR, from the coding sequence ATGCTCGGCCAGCCGAAGGCGGTGTACGCCGTCGCCTTCGCCTGTGTCGTGAGCTTCATGGGCATCGGCCTCGTCGACCCGATCCTGCCCTCGCTGAAGACCCAGCTCGGCGCCAGCGAGAGCCAGGTGACCCTGCTGTTCACCAGCTACCTGGTGGTCACCGCCGTCGCCATGCTCGGCACCAACTGGGTGTCCAGCCGGATCGGGGCCAAGCAGACCCTGGTCACCGGCCTGGCGATCATCGTGGTGTTCTCCGCACTGGCCGGGCTCAGCGACTCCATCGGCGGGATCGTCGGGTTCCGCGCCGGCTGGGGCCTGGGCAACGCGCTGTTCATCGCCACCTCGCTGGCGGTCATCGTGGCGAGCGCGTCCGGCGGGTTCGCCGGGGCGATCGTGCTCTACGAGGCCGCGCTGGGCCTGGGCATCGCGGCCGGCCCGCTGGTCGGTGGGCTGCTGGGCAGCATCAGCTGGCGGGGCCCGTTCTTCGGCGTCGCGGTGCTGATGGCGATCGCCCTGCTGGCCACCGTCGTGCTGCTGGAGAAGACCCCCAAGCCGACCCACAAGACGCCACTGTCGGCCCCGCTGAAGGCGCTGCGGCACCGTGGGCTGCTGATCATGGCGATCACCGCCCTGCTCTACAACTGGGGCTTCTTCACCATGCTGGGCTACGCGCCCTTCCCGATGGAGCTGTCGGCGATCCAGCTGGGCTTCGTGTTCTTCGGCTGGGGCCTGCTCGTCGCGTTCTTCTCCGTCGTCGGCGCCCCGCGCCTGCAGGCCCGCTTCGGCACCGCCCGCAGCCTGTACGGCGCGCTCGGGCTCTTCGCCGTCGACCTGCTGCTGATCGCCGTCTTCACCGACACGAAGTGGGCGCTCATCACCTGCGTGGTCGTGGCCGGGGCCTTCATCGGCATCAACAACACCCTCACCACCCAGGCCGTCATGCTGGTCTCCCCCGTCGAGCGCCCGGTCGCGTCGGCGGCCTACGGCTTCGTCCGGTTCCTGGGCGGTGGCCTCGCGCCCTTCGCCGCGGGCAAGCTCGTCGAGGCCTTCGACGTGCACGTGCCGTTCTACGTCGCCGCCGTCGCCGTCCTGGCCGGGGTCGCGGTGCTGTCGACCGGACACCGGATGCTGACCCAGGCCGACGCCGGCCTGGACGAGGACGGCCACCCGAGCACCGACCACGGCGGTCCGGACGACGTCGCGGGCGAGGTGGCCGACGAGTTCGGCGGCGCGCCGGCGGCGATCGACGGCGAGGTCGAGGCCGACCTCGCCCGACGCCGCTGA
- a CDS encoding MarR family transcriptional regulator has protein sequence MTSTRTELSLTAAATLSTLRQTGPARLTDLAATEGVSQPSMTALVARLTTAGLVARSGDPTDRRVVVLSLTDEGAALLDRRRQTRAARLAEPLAHLDDDEVASITAALPALARLTAALQP, from the coding sequence CTGACCAGCACCCGTACCGAGCTCAGCCTCACCGCGGCGGCGACCCTGTCGACCCTGCGCCAGACCGGGCCCGCACGACTGACCGACCTGGCGGCGACCGAGGGCGTCAGCCAGCCCTCGATGACCGCGTTGGTCGCCCGGCTGACCACGGCCGGACTGGTGGCCCGCTCCGGCGACCCCACCGACCGGCGGGTCGTCGTGCTGTCCCTGACCGACGAGGGCGCCGCCCTGCTCGACCGCCGCCGGCAGACCCGGGCGGCCCGGCTCGCCGAGCCGCTGGCACACCTCGACGACGACGAGGTCGCCTCGATCACCGCAGCCCTCCCCGCGCTGGCCCGCCTGACCGCGGCGCTGCAGCCCTGA
- a CDS encoding phospholipid carrier-dependent glycosyltransferase produces MAVLAPERVDDGAPPPPSHRRAPRRPARQWTPPLPTDRLLSWVLTAVLGIATFVARLWDLSYPGDLLFDEAYYPPEANEMIEWGYEYNRGYTFIVHPPLGKILISGGIRLFGYDSFGWRIPSVIAGTIAVVVLVRLARRLTGSTLLGLIAGLLLALDGFSFTLGRIGLLDVFLQVFVVCAVACLVVDRDRTRQRVRDRTAGLTRPVREFALGPRGWRIAAGVLFGCAASVKWSGVYFLAFFAVLTLFWDRAAWRKAGVASPTRTVLRRGLPGALWALAVVPVLTYLASFTQWFLAENAQGRHWAEQNPDTSFGFVPGALRSLWHMHGEWLTFHSGLSTPHPWESGPWSWLVDGRPILLWNPQGLTDSAGDQVVRYILMVGTPTLWFAFAPAMLWLVWRIVARRDPAAITIAVGIAAGWLTWFVNLERTMFVFYMAPVVPFFILAVVLVLQDVLGSPRATQFRRWLGLGAVSLYLAVVAMTFVFFYPVLTGQPLSYAEWVQRMWFPSWF; encoded by the coding sequence ATGGCGGTGCTGGCCCCGGAACGGGTGGACGACGGGGCGCCGCCACCGCCGTCGCACCGGCGGGCCCCGCGCCGTCCGGCCCGGCAGTGGACCCCACCGCTGCCCACCGACCGGTTGCTGTCCTGGGTGCTGACCGCGGTGCTCGGCATCGCGACGTTCGTGGCCCGGCTGTGGGACCTCAGCTACCCCGGCGACCTGCTCTTCGACGAGGCGTACTACCCGCCCGAGGCGAACGAGATGATCGAGTGGGGCTACGAGTACAACCGCGGCTACACGTTCATCGTCCACCCGCCGCTGGGCAAGATCCTCATCTCCGGGGGCATCCGGCTCTTCGGCTACGACTCCTTCGGCTGGCGCATCCCGAGCGTGATCGCCGGCACGATCGCCGTCGTCGTGCTCGTGCGGCTGGCCCGCCGGCTCACCGGGTCGACGCTGCTCGGGCTGATCGCCGGCCTGCTGCTCGCGCTGGACGGGTTCTCCTTCACCCTCGGTCGGATCGGGCTGCTCGACGTCTTCCTGCAGGTCTTCGTGGTCTGCGCGGTGGCCTGCCTGGTGGTCGACCGCGACCGCACCCGACAGCGGGTGCGCGACCGCACGGCGGGGCTGACCAGGCCGGTCCGGGAGTTCGCGCTGGGCCCGCGGGGCTGGCGGATCGCGGCGGGGGTGCTCTTCGGCTGTGCCGCGTCGGTGAAGTGGTCCGGGGTCTACTTCCTGGCGTTCTTCGCCGTCCTGACCCTGTTCTGGGACCGGGCGGCCTGGCGGAAGGCCGGTGTCGCCAGCCCCACCCGCACGGTGCTGCGCCGCGGCCTGCCCGGGGCGCTGTGGGCCCTGGCCGTCGTCCCGGTGCTGACCTACCTGGCGAGCTTCACGCAGTGGTTCCTGGCCGAGAACGCGCAGGGCCGGCACTGGGCCGAGCAGAACCCGGACACGTCGTTCGGCTTCGTGCCGGGTGCGTTGCGGTCGCTGTGGCACATGCACGGGGAGTGGCTGACGTTCCACAGCGGGCTGTCCACGCCGCACCCGTGGGAGTCCGGGCCGTGGTCCTGGCTGGTCGACGGCCGGCCCATCCTGCTGTGGAACCCGCAGGGGCTCACCGACTCCGCCGGTGACCAGGTGGTGCGCTACATCCTGATGGTCGGCACGCCCACGCTGTGGTTCGCGTTCGCCCCGGCGATGCTCTGGCTGGTGTGGCGGATCGTCGCCCGCCGCGACCCGGCCGCGATCACCATCGCCGTCGGCATCGCCGCCGGGTGGCTGACCTGGTTCGTCAACCTCGAGCGCACGATGTTCGTCTTCTACATGGCCCCGGTCGTGCCGTTCTTCATCCTCGCCGTCGTGCTCGTGCTGCAGGACGTGCTCGGCTCCCCGCGCGCGACCCAGTTCCGCCGCTGGCTGGGGCTCGGCGCGGTCAGCCTCTACCTGGCCGTGGTCGCGATGACCTTCGTCTTCTTCTACCCGGTCCTCACCGGGCAGCCGCTCTCCTACGCCGAGTGGGTCCAGCGGATGTGGTTCCCCTCCTGGTTCTGA
- the rsmI gene encoding 16S rRNA (cytidine(1402)-2'-O)-methyltransferase, translated as MAGRLVLGGAPLGQPGDVGPRLRQAMADADVLACEDTRRLHRLAQDLEVRFTGRVVTFHETVETSRLPGLVAAMEAGQTVLLVTDAGMPSVSDPGYTLVRAAVDAGIEVTSVPGPSAVTTALAVSGLPCDRFCFEGFVPRRGRRTAFTALLTEPRTMVFFESPHRLADALADAAAVLGEDRPAVVCRELTKTHEEVVRGTLGSLAAWAAEGVRGEITLVVAGAPAGPVDLTPAELAAEVAREEAAGETRKDAIRAVVTRTGLPKRVVFDAVVAAKPPPPTRG; from the coding sequence GTGGCAGGACGACTGGTGCTCGGTGGCGCCCCCCTGGGTCAGCCCGGCGACGTCGGACCCCGGCTGCGGCAGGCGATGGCCGACGCCGACGTGCTGGCCTGTGAGGACACCCGCCGCCTGCACCGGCTGGCCCAGGACCTCGAGGTGCGTTTCACCGGTCGGGTCGTGACCTTCCACGAGACCGTCGAGACCTCCCGGCTGCCCGGGCTGGTCGCCGCGATGGAGGCGGGCCAGACCGTCCTGCTGGTCACCGACGCCGGCATGCCCTCGGTCTCCGACCCCGGCTACACCCTGGTGCGCGCCGCCGTCGACGCCGGCATCGAGGTCACCTCGGTGCCCGGCCCCTCCGCCGTCACCACCGCGCTGGCGGTCTCCGGGCTGCCCTGCGACCGGTTCTGCTTCGAGGGCTTCGTGCCCCGCCGCGGCCGCCGCACCGCCTTCACCGCGCTGCTCACCGAGCCCCGCACGATGGTCTTCTTCGAGTCCCCGCACCGGCTGGCCGACGCCCTGGCCGACGCCGCCGCCGTGCTGGGGGAGGACCGGCCCGCCGTCGTCTGCCGCGAGCTGACCAAGACCCACGAGGAGGTCGTCCGCGGCACCCTGGGCTCGCTGGCCGCCTGGGCCGCCGAGGGTGTGCGCGGGGAGATCACCCTCGTCGTCGCCGGTGCCCCCGCGGGCCCGGTCGACCTCACCCCCGCCGAGCTCGCCGCCGAGGTCGCCCGCGAGGAGGCCGCCGGTGAGACCCGCAAGGACGCCATCCGCGCCGTCGTCACCCGCACCGGCCTCCCCAAGCGCGTCGTCTTCGACGCCGTCGTCGCCGCCAAGCCCCCACCCCCCACCCGCGGCTGA
- a CDS encoding DUF559 domain-containing protein produces the protein MLGRQHGLATRQDLLRVAPRSIVDNHVDSGRLQRVFPHVYTARGNPAAGDRRLRAAVLCVGGTTALSHTTALAVHGQRELSGVVHTTITASRKSAGTQGLVVHRRNGFSDADVTWVRGLPVTPLADSLVAAWPLLPRRERRPAVVDAVRTTGLDAAALVAALASRPTLGGRRELAQTIALVADGVRSELEAMGVLAVFRHRSLPRSVGQRAVQCPDGITRHLDRAWEEVMLGVELDGAAFHSSARDRTDDLARDALFAAAGWLVLRFTYAEVLRDPDGVRAKVLAVYAMRLQQLRAG, from the coding sequence CTGTTGGGCCGTCAGCACGGGCTCGCGACCAGGCAGGACCTGCTGCGGGTGGCGCCGCGGAGCATCGTCGACAACCACGTGGACAGCGGACGCCTGCAGCGGGTCTTCCCCCACGTCTACACCGCGCGGGGCAACCCGGCGGCAGGTGACCGACGGCTGCGGGCAGCCGTCCTCTGCGTCGGCGGGACGACGGCGCTGAGCCACACTACCGCGCTGGCCGTGCACGGCCAGCGCGAGCTCTCCGGCGTCGTGCACACCACGATCACGGCGTCCCGGAAGAGCGCCGGGACGCAGGGCCTCGTCGTCCACCGTCGGAACGGCTTCTCCGACGCTGACGTGACGTGGGTCCGGGGGCTGCCCGTCACGCCGCTCGCCGACAGCCTGGTGGCCGCGTGGCCGCTGCTCCCCCGGAGAGAGCGACGGCCGGCCGTCGTCGACGCGGTGCGGACGACGGGGCTGGACGCAGCGGCCCTCGTCGCAGCCCTCGCGAGCCGACCCACCCTCGGTGGACGACGGGAGCTCGCGCAGACCATCGCGCTCGTCGCTGACGGCGTCCGCAGCGAGCTCGAGGCCATGGGAGTGCTGGCCGTCTTCCGGCACAGGTCCTTGCCGCGCAGCGTCGGTCAGCGGGCGGTGCAGTGTCCGGACGGCATCACCCGCCACCTCGACCGGGCCTGGGAGGAGGTGATGTTGGGCGTCGAGCTGGACGGGGCCGCGTTCCACTCGTCCGCCCGCGACCGGACCGACGACCTCGCACGGGATGCGCTCTTCGCCGCCGCGGGCTGGCTGGTGCTGCGGTTCACGTACGCGGAGGTGCTGCGAGACCCGGACGGCGTCCGGGCGAAGGTGCTGGCCGTGTACGCCATGCGGCTGCAGCAGCTGCGCGCCGGCTGA
- the corA gene encoding magnesium/cobalt transporter CorA, with protein sequence MTSTDARAPRPRPRHVPRPAGQPLHAAPLRESGGPVVGCGVYVDGARVPDVPVEEALRVATERDGFVWLGLAEPSEAEFESIAAQYGLHPLAVEDAVYAHQRPKLDRYDDGLFMVLKTAAYVEHEELTSTSEVVDTGEVMVFLGEHHVITVRHGQHGGLAELRKRLEEQPDLLCHGPSAVLYAVADLVVDHYVEVAAAVEEDVDELEASVFSPQRTDDIPRLYQLKRELMQLRRAVTPLDLPLHALSERTGDVVPDEMRSYFRDVHDHTIRVRDQISALDELLTSILQASLARTSLADNEDMRKISAWAGIIAVPTAIAGIYGMNFDHMPELHWTFGYPLVLLVMLGACTLLWRGFKRSGWL encoded by the coding sequence ATGACCAGCACCGACGCGCGGGCCCCCCGCCCGCGTCCCCGGCACGTCCCGCGGCCCGCCGGACAGCCCCTGCACGCGGCCCCGCTGCGCGAGTCCGGCGGACCCGTCGTCGGCTGCGGCGTCTACGTCGACGGCGCGCGCGTGCCCGACGTCCCGGTGGAGGAGGCCCTGCGGGTCGCCACCGAGCGGGACGGCTTCGTCTGGCTGGGGCTGGCCGAGCCCAGCGAGGCCGAGTTCGAGTCGATCGCCGCCCAGTACGGGCTGCACCCGCTGGCCGTCGAGGACGCCGTCTACGCCCACCAGCGCCCCAAGCTCGACCGGTACGACGACGGCCTGTTCATGGTGCTCAAGACCGCGGCCTACGTGGAGCACGAGGAGCTGACGTCGACCAGCGAGGTGGTGGACACCGGCGAGGTCATGGTCTTCCTAGGCGAGCACCACGTGATCACCGTCCGGCACGGGCAGCACGGCGGGCTGGCCGAGCTGCGCAAGCGGCTGGAGGAACAGCCCGACCTGCTCTGCCACGGCCCGTCGGCGGTGCTCTACGCCGTGGCCGACCTCGTCGTCGACCACTACGTCGAGGTCGCCGCCGCCGTCGAGGAGGACGTCGACGAGCTCGAGGCCTCGGTCTTCTCCCCCCAGCGCACCGACGACATCCCGCGGCTCTACCAGCTCAAGCGCGAGCTGATGCAGCTGCGCCGGGCGGTCACCCCGCTGGACCTCCCGCTGCACGCGCTGTCCGAGCGCACCGGCGACGTCGTCCCGGACGAGATGCGCTCGTACTTCCGCGACGTGCACGACCACACCATCCGGGTGCGCGACCAGATCTCGGCCCTCGACGAGCTGCTCACCTCGATCCTGCAGGCGTCGCTGGCCCGCACCTCGCTGGCCGACAACGAGGACATGCGCAAGATCTCCGCCTGGGCCGGCATCATCGCCGTCCCCACCGCCATCGCCGGGATCTACGGGATGAACTTCGACCACATGCCTGAGCTGCACTGGACCTTCGGCTACCCGCTGGTCCTCCTCGTGATGCTGGGCGCCTGCACCCTGCTCTGGCGCGGCTTCAAGCGCAGCGGCTGGCTGTAG
- a CDS encoding amino acid permease, with amino-acid sequence MAVANGRRVKSVEDSIADTEEPEHQLKKNLSGLDLTVFGVGVIIGTGIFVLTGEVAQTTTGPAVAISFVIAGIVCGLAALCYAEFASTVPVAGSAYTFSYATFGELIAWIIGWDLVLELALGAATVSVGWSGYLNQLLSDIGIGLPETIAGETARFNIPAMFIALLMTGVLILGIKLSSRITSIIVAIKVAIVLLVIVVGVFYVKAANYTPFVPPAAPGEGETGLTQPFIQLLSGFTPSTFGVGGIIAGAAIVFFAFIGFDIVATAAEETKDPAKDLPRGIFGSLAVCTVLYVLVSLVVVGMQNYTELNAEAPLAGAFSSVGLPFFAGIISVGALAGLTSVVMILMLGQSRVLFAMSRDHLLPPSLAKVHPTYGTPYKITLITGVIVAIMAGLIPLGTLAELVNIGTLFAFVLVSVGVIVLRRTRPDLPRSFRVPLMPVIPIVAALASFYLMLNLPTDTWIRFAVWMALGVAVYYLYGRKHSRLAKGGDHDHSVATGDGTAGQGHQR; translated from the coding sequence ATGGCCGTCGCCAACGGCAGGCGGGTCAAGAGCGTCGAGGACTCGATCGCCGACACCGAAGAGCCCGAACACCAGCTCAAGAAGAACCTGTCCGGTCTGGACCTCACGGTCTTCGGCGTGGGCGTGATCATCGGCACGGGCATCTTCGTGCTCACCGGCGAGGTCGCCCAGACGACGACGGGGCCCGCGGTCGCGATCTCCTTCGTCATCGCCGGGATCGTCTGCGGGCTGGCCGCCCTCTGCTACGCCGAGTTCGCCTCGACGGTGCCGGTCGCGGGCTCGGCCTACACGTTCTCCTACGCGACGTTCGGCGAGCTCATCGCCTGGATCATCGGCTGGGACCTGGTCCTGGAGCTCGCGCTGGGTGCGGCCACGGTCAGCGTGGGCTGGTCGGGGTACCTCAACCAGCTGCTGTCCGACATCGGCATCGGCCTGCCGGAGACCATCGCGGGGGAGACCGCCCGCTTCAACATCCCGGCCATGTTCATCGCGCTGCTGATGACCGGTGTGCTGATCCTGGGGATCAAGCTGTCCTCGCGGATCACCTCGATCATCGTGGCGATCAAGGTCGCGATCGTGCTGCTGGTGATCGTGGTCGGCGTCTTCTACGTCAAGGCCGCCAACTACACGCCCTTCGTCCCGCCGGCCGCGCCCGGTGAGGGCGAGACCGGGTTGACGCAGCCGTTCATCCAGCTGCTGTCCGGGTTCACCCCGAGCACCTTCGGGGTCGGCGGCATCATCGCCGGTGCGGCCATCGTGTTCTTCGCCTTCATCGGCTTCGACATCGTCGCGACCGCCGCCGAGGAGACCAAGGACCCGGCCAAGGACCTGCCCCGCGGCATCTTCGGCTCCCTCGCCGTCTGCACCGTGCTCTACGTCCTGGTCAGCCTGGTCGTCGTGGGCATGCAGAACTACACCGAGCTCAACGCCGAGGCCCCGCTGGCCGGCGCCTTCTCCAGCGTCGGACTGCCCTTCTTCGCCGGCATCATCAGCGTCGGGGCCCTGGCCGGGCTGACCAGCGTCGTGATGATCCTGATGCTGGGTCAGTCGCGGGTGCTGTTCGCGATGAGCCGCGACCACCTGCTGCCCCCGAGCCTGGCGAAGGTGCACCCCACGTACGGCACGCCCTACAAGATCACCCTGATCACCGGTGTCATCGTGGCGATCATGGCCGGGCTCATCCCGCTGGGCACGCTGGCCGAGCTGGTGAACATCGGCACGCTCTTCGCCTTCGTGCTCGTGTCGGTCGGGGTCATCGTGCTGCGCCGCACCCGGCCCGACCTGCCCCGGTCGTTCAGGGTCCCGCTCATGCCGGTCATCCCGATCGTGGCGGCGCTGGCCAGCTTCTACCTGATGCTGAACCTGCCCACCGACACCTGGATCCGGTTCGCCGTCTGGATGGCGCTGGGCGTGGCCGTCTACTACCTCTACGGCCGCAAGCACAGCCGGCTGGCCAAGGGCGGGGACCACGACCACAGCGTGGCCACCGGCGACGGCACCGCCGGGCAGGGCCACCAGCGCTGA
- a CDS encoding methionine--tRNA ligase, producing MSDRHILTAVAWPYANGPRHIGHVSGFGVPSDVFSRYHRMAGDRVLMVSGTDEHGTPITVAADAEGVTPREIADRNNRVIVGDLTGLGLSYDLFTRTTTANHAAVSQEIFTGLLKNGYVFPQTTLGAISPSTGRTLPDRYIEGTCPICGYDGARGDQCDNCGNQLDPIDLVNPVSKINGETPRFVESEHWFLDLPAFAKALGDWLGTRKSWRPNVLNFSVNLLEDLKPRSYTRDIDWGVRVPLDDWRDRDDKRIYVWFDAVVGYLSASIEWARRSGDPEAWRQWWQTPDSDAYYFMGKDNIVFHSEIWPAQLLGYNGEAAKGGTPGSYGRLNLPTEVVSSEFLTMEGKKFSSSRRVVIYVKDFLARYDPDALRYFIAVAGPENQDTDFTWAEFLRRNNDELVAGWGNLVNRSISMAAKNVGAVPQPGELTDADRALLATTSGAFAPIGELLSRNRQKAAVNEAMRVVGEANKYLSDQAPWKLKEDPARRDSVLFTALQAIKDCNALLSPFLPHSAQQVHELLGGEGTWSVQPRIEEVTDLDDGSPYPIITGDYEQGQAVWASTPVVPGTPLAPPKPVFTKLDPSIVEEELARFEAGE from the coding sequence GTGAGTGATCGGCACATCCTGACCGCAGTCGCCTGGCCCTACGCGAACGGCCCGAGACACATCGGGCACGTCTCGGGCTTCGGCGTCCCCTCCGACGTCTTCAGCCGGTACCACCGGATGGCCGGGGACCGGGTGCTGATGGTCAGCGGCACCGACGAGCACGGCACCCCGATCACGGTCGCCGCCGACGCCGAGGGGGTCACCCCTCGCGAGATCGCCGACCGGAACAACCGGGTCATCGTCGGTGACCTCACCGGCCTGGGGCTGAGCTACGACCTCTTCACCAGGACGACGACGGCCAACCACGCCGCCGTCAGCCAGGAGATCTTCACCGGCCTGCTGAAGAACGGCTACGTCTTCCCGCAGACCACGCTGGGCGCGATCAGCCCGTCGACCGGGCGCACGCTGCCCGACCGCTACATCGAGGGCACCTGCCCGATCTGCGGCTACGACGGCGCCCGCGGGGACCAGTGCGACAACTGCGGCAACCAGCTCGACCCGATCGACCTGGTGAACCCGGTCAGCAAGATCAACGGCGAGACGCCGAGGTTCGTGGAGAGCGAGCACTGGTTCCTCGACCTGCCGGCCTTCGCCAAGGCCCTCGGCGACTGGCTCGGGACCCGGAAGAGCTGGCGCCCGAACGTGCTGAACTTCAGCGTCAACCTGCTCGAGGACCTCAAGCCGCGCAGCTACACCCGCGACATCGACTGGGGTGTGCGCGTCCCCCTCGACGACTGGCGCGACCGCGACGACAAGCGGATCTACGTCTGGTTCGACGCCGTCGTGGGTTACCTGTCGGCGTCCATCGAGTGGGCCCGCCGCTCGGGTGACCCCGAGGCGTGGCGCCAGTGGTGGCAGACCCCGGACTCTGACGCCTACTACTTCATGGGCAAGGACAACATCGTCTTCCACTCCGAGATCTGGCCCGCCCAGCTCCTCGGTTACAACGGCGAGGCCGCCAAGGGCGGGACGCCGGGCTCCTACGGTCGGCTGAACCTGCCCACCGAAGTGGTGTCGAGCGAGTTCCTGACCATGGAGGGCAAGAAGTTCTCCTCCTCGCGCCGGGTCGTCATCTACGTGAAGGACTTCCTGGCCCGCTACGACCCCGACGCGCTGCGCTACTTCATCGCCGTCGCCGGCCCGGAGAACCAGGACACCGACTTCACCTGGGCGGAGTTCCTGCGCCGCAACAACGACGAGCTCGTCGCCGGCTGGGGCAACCTGGTGAACCGGTCGATCTCCATGGCGGCCAAGAACGTCGGCGCCGTGCCGCAGCCGGGCGAGCTCACCGACGCCGACCGCGCGCTGCTGGCCACCACGTCCGGGGCGTTCGCCCCGATCGGTGAGCTGCTGTCGCGCAACCGGCAGAAGGCCGCCGTCAACGAGGCGATGCGGGTGGTCGGCGAGGCCAACAAGTACCTGTCCGACCAAGCGCCGTGGAAGCTCAAGGAGGACCCGGCCCGCCGGGACTCGGTGCTGTTCACCGCCCTCCAGGCGATCAAGGACTGCAACGCGCTGCTGTCGCCGTTCCTGCCGCACTCGGCCCAGCAGGTGCACGAGCTGCTCGGTGGCGAGGGCACCTGGTCGGTGCAGCCGCGCATCGAGGAGGTCACCGACCTCGACGACGGGTCGCCGTACCCGATCATCACCGGCGACTACGAACAGGGGCAGGCCGTCTGGGCGTCCACCCCGGTCGTGCCGGGCACCCCGCTGGCGCCGCCGAAGCCGGTCTTCACCAAGCTCGACCCCTCCATCGTGGAGGAGGAGCTGGCCCGGTTCGAGGCGGGGGAGTGA